Proteins from one Azospirillum ramasamyi genomic window:
- a CDS encoding MarR family winged helix-turn-helix transcriptional regulator — MLQDKPLRLPPNFGLHLFRASHLWRRAANKVLAESGFSSSAITPLMLLAELGDGLRQRELAEEMAVEGPSLVRLLDGLEAAGLVERREDAGDRRAKTLHMTDAGRQLLAQVNEALNDVRQRLMANVTEADVEACFRVLATIEANAKREHT, encoded by the coding sequence ATGCTACAAGATAAGCCCCTGCGCCTCCCTCCCAATTTCGGCCTGCACCTGTTCCGCGCCTCCCATCTGTGGCGGCGGGCGGCGAACAAGGTGTTGGCTGAGAGCGGATTCTCCAGCTCGGCGATCACGCCCCTGATGCTGCTGGCCGAACTCGGCGACGGGTTGCGCCAGCGGGAACTGGCGGAGGAGATGGCCGTTGAGGGACCGTCGCTCGTCCGGCTGCTCGACGGGTTGGAGGCCGCGGGGCTGGTGGAACGGCGGGAGGATGCCGGCGACCGGCGGGCGAAAACCCTGCACATGACCGACGCCGGACGTCAGTTGTTGGCGCAGGTGAACGAGGCATTGAACGACGTCCGCCAGCGATTGATGGCGAATGTGACGGAGGCCGACGTGGAGGCCTGCTTCCGCGTGCTCGCCACCATCGAAGCCAACGCCAAGCGCGAACACACCTGA
- a CDS encoding glycosyltransferase: MSVIVLIAALSLILALLPLGQGIVNLLLYRRPTAEPPPGSAVSILIPARNEESGIAAAVDAALLSRGVEVEVVVLDDHSTDGTADIVRAIAVRDPRVRLEGAPPLPPGWSGKQHACQALAKLARHPVLLFQDADVRLSPDAARLTCGALLSGGHGLVSGFPRQETGTLAEALVIPLIHVLLLGYLPMLGMRRSGDPRFGAACGQLIAVRREAYWQAGGHAAISASLHDGVTLPRAFRRAGQGTDLFDATGLARCRMYRGWREVWSGFTKNATEGMATPAALPVWTFLLFGGHVLPWILLGWAALAPLPGAAVVMAGLAAAAGLLFRLLLVVRFRQSVAGAILHPVGILIMLAIQWAALLRARHGRPSEWRGRAYPVGPGAS; the protein is encoded by the coding sequence ATGAGTGTCATCGTCCTGATCGCAGCGCTGTCGCTGATCCTTGCCCTGCTGCCGCTGGGGCAGGGAATCGTGAACCTGCTGCTCTATCGCCGTCCCACCGCCGAGCCGCCGCCCGGCAGCGCCGTCAGCATCCTGATCCCCGCCCGCAACGAAGAGTCCGGCATCGCCGCAGCCGTCGACGCGGCCCTGCTCAGCCGCGGCGTCGAGGTGGAGGTCGTGGTGCTGGACGACCACTCCACCGACGGCACCGCCGATATCGTCCGCGCCATCGCCGTGCGCGACCCGCGCGTCCGGCTGGAAGGCGCGCCGCCGCTGCCGCCGGGCTGGTCGGGCAAGCAGCATGCCTGTCAGGCGCTCGCCAAGCTGGCGCGGCATCCGGTGCTGCTGTTCCAGGATGCCGACGTCCGGCTGTCACCCGATGCCGCCCGCCTGACCTGCGGCGCCCTGCTGTCGGGCGGGCATGGTCTGGTCAGCGGTTTTCCCCGGCAGGAGACCGGGACGCTGGCGGAAGCGCTGGTGATCCCGCTGATCCATGTGCTGCTGCTGGGCTATCTGCCGATGCTGGGGATGCGGCGGTCGGGCGATCCGCGTTTCGGCGCCGCCTGCGGCCAGCTGATCGCGGTGCGGCGGGAGGCCTATTGGCAGGCCGGCGGCCATGCAGCCATATCGGCGTCGCTGCATGACGGGGTGACTCTGCCGCGCGCCTTCCGGCGGGCGGGGCAGGGGACCGACCTGTTCGACGCCACCGGCCTAGCCCGCTGCCGCATGTATCGCGGCTGGCGGGAGGTGTGGTCCGGCTTCACCAAGAATGCGACGGAGGGGATGGCGACGCCGGCCGCCCTGCCGGTCTGGACGTTCCTGCTGTTCGGCGGCCATGTCCTGCCCTGGATCCTGCTGGGCTGGGCGGCGCTGGCCCCGCTTCCCGGCGCGGCGGTGGTCATGGCGGGGCTGGCGGCGGCGGCCGGCCTGCTGTTCCGGCTGCTGCTGGTGGTCCGCTTCCGCCAGAGCGTCGCCGGCGCGATTCTGCACCCCGTCGGCATCCTGATCATGCTGGCGATCCAATGGGCGGCGCTGCTGCGCGCCCGCCATGGCCGGCCGTCGGAATGGCGGGGGCGGGCCTATCCGGTCGGGCCGGGGGCGTCATGA
- a CDS encoding FUSC family protein, with protein sequence MTAKSPALALPRAPTFDELVFSLKSFAASMLALYIAFGMGLPRPFWAMLTAYVVSSPLSGTVRSKAVYRVAGTVIGSIASIILTVELINAPELLSLAVGLWVGGCLFVSLLDRTPRSYVFMLAGYTAGLIVFPGVANPEAIFDTGLARVEEIILGIVCATVIHSVVLPRGLGPVLLGKLDAALRDAERWTLDALDGAEMDARLRDRHKMATDLTELRVMTTHLPYDTSDLRWMTRPMRALQDRMAYLLPVLTAVQDRLIALRRPDGSLPPDVAPVLTAVRDWIAAGAAADPAEAERLIGWLDRLEAEESADSAGDWEAAIRFSLIRRLRALVEIHRDCRNLRAHIASGDHALPDHLDPLARKRSRGVFHLDHGMALWSAAAALLGITVICAFWILTGWSSGSVAAMMVAVFTCFFASFDDPVPGIRLFLVYTLASMPLSAFYLLVVLPSFDSFPILVLCLAPTLVGLGVFVARPATMGKAMALIFGLGGSLSLLDTGTGDFASFLNSSAGQIVGIVTAMLVTRLCRSVGAAWSARRLLHVGWREIADLAGRRAAPSADGFESRMLDRVGLLSARLAQAGGSVDVDAIDAVRDLRVGLNVVELQRVRPVLGARAGPELDRLLRGVAAHFRALSARRPEPAPAELLGSMDAVLSAVAAAPRCPERDRAVVALASLRRSLFPDAAICAPQPADELDFPERARA encoded by the coding sequence GTGACGGCGAAATCCCCTGCCCTCGCCCTGCCCCGGGCGCCGACCTTCGACGAGCTGGTCTTCTCGCTGAAGTCCTTCGCGGCCTCCATGCTGGCGCTCTACATCGCCTTCGGCATGGGGTTGCCGCGCCCCTTCTGGGCGATGCTGACCGCCTATGTGGTGTCGAGCCCGCTGTCGGGAACCGTTCGGTCCAAGGCCGTGTACCGCGTCGCCGGCACGGTGATCGGCAGCATCGCCTCCATAATACTGACGGTGGAGCTGATCAACGCGCCGGAGTTGCTGTCGCTGGCGGTCGGGCTGTGGGTCGGCGGCTGCCTGTTCGTCTCGCTGCTGGACCGCACGCCGCGCAGCTACGTCTTCATGCTGGCCGGCTATACCGCCGGGCTGATCGTCTTTCCCGGCGTCGCCAATCCCGAAGCGATCTTCGACACCGGCCTTGCCCGGGTGGAGGAGATCATCCTGGGCATCGTTTGCGCCACCGTCATCCACAGCGTGGTGCTGCCGCGCGGGTTGGGTCCGGTGCTGCTCGGCAAGCTCGATGCGGCGCTGCGCGATGCGGAGCGCTGGACGCTCGACGCGCTGGACGGGGCGGAGATGGACGCCCGGCTGCGCGACCGCCACAAGATGGCCACGGACCTGACCGAATTGCGGGTGATGACCACCCACCTGCCCTACGACACTTCGGACCTGCGCTGGATGACCCGGCCGATGCGGGCCTTGCAGGACCGGATGGCGTATCTGCTGCCGGTGCTGACCGCGGTTCAGGACCGGCTGATCGCGCTGCGCCGGCCGGACGGCTCGCTGCCGCCGGATGTGGCCCCCGTGTTGACCGCCGTGCGCGACTGGATCGCCGCCGGGGCCGCGGCCGATCCGGCGGAGGCCGAGCGCCTGATCGGCTGGCTCGACCGGCTGGAGGCGGAGGAGTCCGCGGATTCGGCCGGCGATTGGGAGGCTGCCATCCGCTTCAGCTTGATCCGGCGCCTGCGGGCGCTGGTGGAAATCCACCGCGATTGTCGGAACCTGCGGGCGCACATCGCCTCCGGCGACCATGCCCTGCCCGACCATCTGGACCCGCTGGCGCGCAAGCGGTCTCGCGGCGTCTTCCATCTCGACCACGGCATGGCGCTGTGGTCGGCGGCGGCGGCGCTGCTGGGGATCACCGTCATCTGTGCCTTCTGGATCCTGACCGGCTGGTCGTCCGGCTCGGTGGCGGCGATGATGGTGGCGGTCTTCACCTGCTTCTTCGCGTCCTTCGACGATCCGGTGCCGGGCATCCGGCTGTTCCTGGTCTATACGCTGGCCTCGATGCCGCTGTCGGCCTTCTATCTGCTGGTGGTGCTGCCGTCCTTCGACAGCTTCCCGATCCTGGTGCTCTGTCTGGCGCCGACGCTGGTGGGCTTGGGCGTATTCGTCGCCCGGCCGGCGACGATGGGCAAGGCGATGGCGCTGATCTTCGGCCTCGGCGGCTCGCTCAGCCTGCTCGACACCGGGACCGGCGACTTCGCCTCCTTCCTGAACAGCAGCGCCGGGCAGATCGTCGGCATCGTCACCGCCATGCTGGTCACCCGTTTGTGCCGGTCGGTCGGCGCCGCCTGGAGCGCCCGGCGCCTGCTCCATGTCGGCTGGCGCGAAATCGCCGATCTGGCCGGACGCAGGGCCGCTCCGTCGGCGGACGGTTTCGAAAGCCGCATGCTTGACCGCGTGGGACTGCTCTCGGCGCGGCTGGCGCAGGCCGGCGGATCGGTGGATGTGGACGCCATCGATGCGGTGCGCGACCTGCGGGTCGGACTGAACGTGGTGGAGCTTCAACGGGTCAGGCCGGTGCTGGGCGCCAGGGCCGGGCCGGAGCTGGACCGGCTTCTGCGCGGCGTGGCCGCCCATTTCCGCGCCCTGTCGGCCAGGCGCCCAGAGCCGGCTCCGGCCGAACTTCTGGGCAGCATGGACGCGGTGCTGTCGGCGGTCGCCGCGGCTCCACGCTGCCCCGAACGCGACCGGGCGGTGGTGGCGCTGGCGTCGCTGCGGCGCAGCCTGTTCCCCGACGCCGCGATCTGCGCCCCCCAGCCGGCGGACGAGTTGGATTTTCCTGAAAGGGCACGCGCATGA
- a CDS encoding sulfotransferase family protein produces MTPWLRRNAHRIFHPLAGADAATLATVLAKGGGVGPLHLHRVVTAVGAAAIRAPMDLLERRRVARLTGEGKEQGRERGSGQGKAPPPLFILGHWRSGTTHLLNLLAQDERFAAPDPLAVGLPWGFLGLTSFWRSRLEAWLPPDRIIDPMPIDPTAPQEDELALALMQPLSYYHGIFFPKHLYRDFRQGVLFEGCRPQAVALWRRRMDHYLTKLQLYSGSRRLLIKNPAHTARVGELLALRPDAVFLHIHRDPYEVFSSTRRMLLTLLREFSLQSYDPQVVDGLVLDLYPAMMARFDRDRGLLPPGRLVEIRYDRFIADPLETLRRVYDGLNLGPFEPVQPRMERYLAGVRDYRRARHDLEEQARRAVRRQWAFAFDRWDY; encoded by the coding sequence ATGACCCCCTGGCTGCGCCGCAACGCCCACCGCATCTTCCACCCGCTGGCCGGAGCCGACGCGGCGACGCTGGCCACGGTCCTGGCGAAGGGCGGCGGAGTGGGGCCGCTGCATCTGCACCGGGTGGTGACGGCGGTCGGCGCCGCCGCCATCCGCGCGCCGATGGACCTGCTGGAGCGGCGACGGGTGGCCCGGCTGACCGGAGAAGGCAAGGAGCAGGGCAGGGAGCGGGGCAGTGGGCAAGGCAAGGCCCCGCCGCCGCTGTTCATCCTCGGCCACTGGCGCAGCGGCACCACCCATCTGCTGAACCTGCTGGCGCAGGACGAGCGCTTCGCCGCCCCCGATCCGCTGGCGGTCGGCCTGCCCTGGGGATTCCTGGGCCTGACGTCCTTCTGGCGCTCGCGGCTGGAGGCGTGGCTGCCGCCCGACCGGATCATCGACCCGATGCCGATCGACCCGACCGCCCCGCAGGAGGACGAGCTGGCGCTGGCGCTGATGCAGCCGCTGTCCTACTACCACGGCATCTTCTTCCCAAAGCATTTGTACCGCGACTTCCGTCAGGGCGTGCTGTTCGAAGGCTGCCGTCCGCAGGCTGTCGCCCTGTGGCGCCGCAGGATGGACCATTACCTGACCAAGCTGCAGCTCTATTCCGGCAGCCGGCGCCTGCTGATCAAGAATCCGGCCCACACCGCAAGGGTAGGGGAGTTGCTGGCCCTGCGGCCGGATGCGGTCTTCCTCCACATCCACCGCGACCCCTATGAGGTCTTCAGTTCCACCCGCCGCATGCTGCTGACCCTGCTGCGGGAATTCTCGCTGCAATCCTATGATCCCCAGGTGGTGGACGGGCTGGTGCTGGACCTCTATCCGGCGATGATGGCGCGGTTCGACCGCGACCGGGGGCTATTGCCGCCCGGCCGGCTGGTGGAAATCCGCTATGACCGCTTCATCGCCGATCCGCTGGAGACGTTGCGCCGGGTCTATGACGGGCTGAATCTCGGACCCTTCGAGCCGGTGCAGCCGCGGATGGAACGCTATCTGGCCGGCGTGCGCGACTACCGGCGCGCGCGCCACGATCTGGAGGAGCAGGCCCGCCGCGCGGTGCGCCGGCAATGGGCCTTCGCCTTCGACCGCTGGGATTATTGA
- a CDS encoding efflux RND transporter periplasmic adaptor subunit produces MKFLPSLRTVARIAVTLLITVAAVGGGLWLWDYYMNEPWTRDGRVRADIVQVSSDVAGLVTDVRVSDNQLIHKGDVLFVVDPGRYRLAVEQAQANLDSAKAEQSYRSAEAHRYEQLGNNVVSTAQRQEVMSALAKAAAAAKQAEAALDLARFNLERTEVRATVDGYVTNLQLKTGNYVAAGQAVVALIDRHSFYVMGYFEETKLPRIHAGAPVSVRIMGTDAELRGRVDSITHAIVDRDRAEGTGLVANVNPTFNWVRLAQRIPVRIALEEVPDSLQLVAGRTATVSVIGAPDRAPEVAGLAAGR; encoded by the coding sequence GTGAAATTCCTGCCTTCCCTGCGGACCGTGGCCCGGATCGCCGTGACCCTGCTGATCACCGTGGCGGCGGTCGGCGGTGGCCTCTGGTTGTGGGACTATTACATGAACGAGCCCTGGACCCGTGACGGCCGCGTCCGTGCCGACATCGTGCAGGTGTCGTCAGACGTCGCCGGACTGGTGACTGATGTTCGGGTGTCCGACAACCAGTTGATCCACAAGGGAGACGTGCTGTTCGTCGTCGATCCCGGCCGTTACCGGCTGGCGGTGGAGCAGGCTCAGGCCAATCTCGACAGCGCGAAGGCGGAGCAGTCCTACCGCAGCGCCGAGGCCCATCGCTACGAGCAATTGGGCAACAACGTCGTCTCCACCGCCCAGCGGCAGGAGGTGATGTCGGCGCTGGCGAAGGCCGCCGCTGCCGCGAAGCAGGCCGAAGCCGCGCTCGACCTCGCCCGTTTCAACCTGGAGCGGACGGAGGTCAGGGCGACGGTCGACGGCTACGTCACCAATCTTCAGCTGAAGACCGGCAATTACGTTGCCGCCGGGCAGGCGGTGGTCGCGCTGATCGACCGGCATTCCTTCTACGTCATGGGCTATTTCGAGGAAACGAAGCTGCCGCGCATCCATGCCGGGGCGCCCGTCTCCGTGCGGATCATGGGGACGGACGCTGAACTGCGCGGGCGGGTCGACAGCATCACCCATGCCATCGTCGACCGCGACCGGGCGGAAGGAACCGGGCTGGTCGCAAACGTCAACCCGACCTTCAACTGGGTGCGGCTGGCACAGCGGATTCCGGTGCGCATCGCGCTGGAGGAGGTGCCGGACTCGCTGCAGCTGGTGGCCGGACGCACCGCGACGGTGTCGGTCATCGGCGCTCCGGACCGCGCGCCCGAGGTCGCCGGGCTGGCGGCCGGGCGGTGA
- the mazG gene encoding nucleoside triphosphate pyrophosphohydrolase: protein MTRNIDRLLDVMARLRNPDGGCPWDLEQTYRSIAPHTIEEAYEVADAIEKDDKVALREELGDLLFQVVYYSQMAREEGLFDFDEVAGVITDKMIRRHPHVFGPEEVKSSDQQTSRWEDHKAAERAAKAAEEGRAPSALEGVIAGLPALTRALKLQNRAARVGFDWTDARDILDKIEEEVRELRTEMDAGSAQERVADELGDLLFALVNLARRLKVEPETALRGTNAKFERRFHRIEALLSEQGRKPQDATLDEMEALWQQAKREERGES from the coding sequence ATGACCCGCAACATCGACCGGCTGCTCGACGTGATGGCGCGGCTGCGGAATCCCGACGGCGGATGCCCGTGGGATCTGGAGCAGACCTACCGCAGCATCGCTCCGCATACGATCGAAGAAGCCTATGAGGTCGCCGACGCCATCGAGAAGGACGACAAGGTCGCCCTGCGCGAGGAATTGGGCGATCTGCTGTTCCAGGTCGTCTATTACAGCCAGATGGCGCGCGAGGAAGGCCTGTTCGACTTCGACGAGGTGGCCGGCGTCATCACCGACAAGATGATCCGCCGCCATCCCCATGTCTTCGGACCGGAAGAGGTGAAATCCTCCGACCAGCAGACCTCGCGCTGGGAGGACCACAAGGCGGCCGAACGCGCGGCCAAGGCCGCCGAGGAAGGCCGGGCGCCGTCGGCGCTGGAAGGCGTGATCGCCGGCCTGCCCGCCCTGACCCGCGCGCTGAAGCTGCAGAACCGCGCGGCGCGGGTCGGCTTCGACTGGACCGACGCCCGCGACATCCTCGACAAGATCGAGGAGGAAGTGCGGGAATTGCGGACGGAGATGGATGCCGGATCGGCCCAGGAGCGGGTGGCCGACGAGCTGGGCGACCTGCTGTTCGCGCTGGTCAACCTCGCCCGCCGGCTGAAGGTGGAGCCGGAAACGGCGCTGCGCGGCACCAATGCCAAGTTCGAACGCCGTTTCCACCGGATCGAGGCGCTGCTGTCCGAACAGGGCCGCAAGCCGCAGGACGCCACGCTGGACGAAATGGAAGCGCTGTGGCAGCAGGCCAAGCGCGAGGAACGCGGCGAATCCTGA